A genomic segment from Conger conger chromosome 2, fConCon1.1, whole genome shotgun sequence encodes:
- the plcl5 gene encoding inactive phospholipase C-like protein 2 codes for MMAEEVQATEARTGLLLNQAAAVPVGTEIVGLNNNDAVLLSSSTRAFLDVAAAAAAVGTAHPVVGAEAVCTNGRYKEHGSPRAGSRSRDNSNERSQGGLITPCSIMKDGSKQKQVRKKTVSFSTMPNDRTINSTAACMAFMMEGCEMKKVRSNSRMYNRYFVLDSDMRWLRWEPSKKDSEKAKLEIKSIKEVRLGKKTPVLRSNGLSDQFPEECAFSIIYGDNYESLDLVASTADVVNTWVMGLRYLVSYGRHTVGIVEPSQPSLRTSWIGSVFEVADLQKEGHIDLSIATQIIRGLNPGMKASRIELKFKELQKTKDQCREEITIDTFTEAYSELCTRPEIFFLLVQFSSNKEYLDCKDLMLFVEVEQGMEGVTEDMCMEIVRKFEPSSEGKERGYLSIDGFTHYLLSSKCHIFDPQHKRVCQDMTQPLSHYYINSSHNASLLEDHFWGSSDINGYIRALKMGCRSLEVVVWDGPDNEPHIYVGSSIASQVAFCKVLDVINQYAFENSEYPLILCLVTHCCILQQKVMAQHLKKILGDKLFVDFPNSEEHYLPCPEKLKGKVLLKGKRLPYNCPDSEGDVTDEDEGMEMARRVGAEENDQLNGIGSRRLRLCKELSDLVSLCRSVQFKDFESSKRYQNYSEMCSFNEVDANRFANEYPEDFVCYNKRFLSRVFPSPMRIDASNMNPQDFWKCGCQIVAMNFQTPGLMMDLNLGWFRQNGNCGYVLRPAIMREEVSYFSANARDSLPGVSAQLLHIKLISGQNLPKPKGSAAKGDVVEPYIYVEIHGIPADCAEQRTKTVSQNGDNPIFDESFEFQINLPELAVLRFVVLDDDYIGDEFIGQYTIPFECLQPGYRHVPLQSLTGEFLLNTTLFVHIAITNRRGGGKCQKRGLSVRKGRKAREYTSTKTTGIKAVDELFRASTQPLREATDLRENVQNALVSFKELCGLTPAANMKQCILTVSTWLLNSERALQVTVNLSEAYPTMEAQGPVPELLRKVLTAYDTMIQTSRTLIDSADAVYAKIMQAQRAGLDFHVDLHRIGAKEGLKGRKLQKATESYAWNITVLKGQGDLLKHAKNEALDTLRQIHYAAQSSGLSKNGAASSSPELIRGRAGLDPITETETGSDTGSC; via the exons GATGGCTCCAAGCAGAAGCAAGTGCGGAAGAAGACGGTGTCGTTCAGCACCATGCCGAACGACCGCACGATCAACAGCACTGCGGCCTGCATGGCCTTCATGATGGAGGGCTGCGAGATGAAGAAGGTGCGCTCCAATTCGCGCATGTACAACCGCTACTTTGTGCTGGACTCGGACATGCGCTGGCTGCGCTGGGAGCCCTCTAAGAAGGACTCCGAGAAGGCCAAACTGGAGATCAAGAGCATTAAGGAGGTACGGCTGGGAAAGAAGACCCCTGTGCTGCGTAGCAACGGCCTCTCTGACCAGTTTCCAGAGGAGTGTGCGTTCTCCATCATCTACGGGGACAACTATGAGTCCCTGGACCTGGTGGCCAGTACAGCTGATGTGGTCAACACATGGGTGATGGGCCTTCGCTACCTGGTCTCCTATGGTAGGCATACAGTGGGCATTGTCGAACCCAGCCAGCCTAGCTTAAGGACCTCTTGGATTGGTTCGGTGTTTGAGGTAGCCGATTTGCAGAAAGAGGGACACATCGACCTGTCCATAGCCACCCAAATCATAAGGGGACTGAACCCTGGCATGAAGGCATCACGAATAGAGCTGAAGTTCAAGGAACTTCAGAAAACAAAAGATCAGTGCAGGGAGGAGATAACCATTGACACGTTCACCGAAGCCTACAGTGAGCTGTGCACACGCCCAgagatcttttttcttttagtgCAGTTCTCCAGCAATAAGGAGTACCTGGACTGCAAAGACCTGATGCTCTTTGTGGAGGTGGAGCAAGGAATGGAAGGGGTGACGGAGGATATGTGCATGGAGATTGTCCGTAAGTTCGAGCCATCCTCGGAGGGCAAGGAACGGGGATACCTATCTATTGATGGCTTTACGCACTACCTCCTCTCATCCAAGTGCCACATCTTCGACCCTCAGCACAAACGAGTCTGCCAGGACATGACGCAGCCTCTCTCCCACTATTATATCAACTCTTCGCACAATGCATCCCTCCTGGAGGACCACTTCTGGGGCTCCTCAGATATCAATGGCTACATTAGGGCACTGAAGATGGGCTGCCGGAGCCTTGAGGTGGTGGTCTGGGATGGCCCGGACAATGAGCCCCACATCTACGTGGGAAGCTCCATCGCCTCTCAGGTGGCCTTCTGCAAGGTCCTGGATGTCATCAATCAGTATGCTTTTGAGAACTCGGAGTATCCCCTCATCCTCTGCCTGGTAACTCACTGCTGCATTCTACAGCAGAAGGTCATGGCACAGCACCTGAAGAAGATCCTTGGGGACAAACTGTTTGTGGACTTCCCTAACTCTGAAGAACATTACCTACCTTGCCCTGAGAAGCTGAAAGGAAAGGTCCTTCTGAAAGGTAAGCGGTTGCCCTATAACTGCCCTGATTCTGAAGGAGATGTTACTGATGAAGATGAGGGCATGGAGATGGCGAGGAGGGTAGGGGCAGAGGAGAACGACCAGCTTAACGGGATCGGATCCAGGCGGCTGAGGTTGTGCAAAGAGCTCTCCGATCTGGTCTCCCTCTGCAGGTCAGTGCAGTTCAAAGACTTTGAGTCGTCAAAGAGATACCAGAATTACTCTGAAATGTGCTCTTTCAATGAGGTTGATGCTAACAGATTTGCCAATGAATACCCAGAGGACTTTGTGTGCTACAACAAGAGGTTCCTTTCTAGGGTCTTCCCCAGCCCCATGCGTATTGATGCCAGCAACATGAATCCTCAGGACTTTTGGAAGTGCGGATGTCAGATTGTAGCTATGAATTTCCAGACACCTGGTCTGATGATGGACCTCAACTTAGGATGGTTCCGGCAGAATGGAAACTGTGGTTATGTTCTCCGGCCTGCCATCATGAGAGAGGAGGTGTCGTATTTCAGTGCCAATGCCCGGGACTCCTTGCCGGGTGTTTCCGCCCAGCTACTGCACATTAAGCTTATTAGTGGGCAGAACTTGCCCAAGCCAAAGGGGTCAGCTGCCAAGGGGGATGTAGTGGAACCCTACATATATGTGGAGATCCATGGAATCCCTGCTGACTGTGCTGAGCAAAGGACTAAGACTGTATCCCAGAATGGGGACAACCCGATATTTGATGAGAGCTTTGAGTTCCAGATCAACCTTCCCGAGCTAGCAGTGCTGCGCTTCGTGGTACTGGATGATGACTACATCGGGGATGAGTTCATTGGCCAGTACACCATCCCCTTTGAGTGTCTACAGCCTGGATACCGCCATGTTCCCTTGCAGTCTTTAACTGGAGAGTTTCTGCTGAACACCACTCTCTTTGTGCACATCGCCATCACCAACCGGCGAGGTGGGGGCAAATGTCAGAAACGAGGACTTTCAGTAAGGAAGGGCAGGAAGGCCCGCGAGTACACATCCACAAAAACTACTGGGATCAAGGCGGTAGACGAGCTCTTCAGGGCATCCACTCAACCCCTGCGAGAAGCCACGGACCTCAGAGAAAACGTGCAG aatgctttgGTGTCCTTCAAGGAGCTGTGTGGCTTGACCCCCGCCGCCAACATGAAGCAGTGCATCCTGACCGTGTCCACCTGGCTCCTGAACAGCGAGCGGGCTCTCCAAGTCACCGTCAATCTCAGTGAGGCCTACCCCACCATGGAGGCCCAAGGCCCCGTTCCTGAGCTACTGCGCAAGGTCCTCACTGCCTACGACACG ATGATCCAGACAAGCCGCACGCTGATCGACTCTGCCGATGCCGTCTACGCCAAGATCATGCAAGCACAACGAGCAG GGTTGGACTTCCATGTGGATCTCCACAGGATCGGAGCGAAGGAGGGGCTCAAAGGCCGGAAATTGCAGAAGGCCACAGAGAGCTACGCTTGGAATATCACCGTTCTGAAG GGCCAGGGGGACCTCCTCAAGCACGCCAAGAACGAGGCGCTGGACACCCTGCGTCAGATCCACTACGCCGCCCAGTCCTCCGGCCTCAGCAAGAACGGGGCCGCGTCCTCCTCCCCTGAGCTCATCCGCGGCCGGGCCGGGCTGGACCCCATCACCGAGACCGAGACGGGCAGCGACACCGGATCCTGCtga